In Theileria equi strain WA chromosome 4 map unlocalized gcontig_1105316255033, whole genome shotgun sequence, the following are encoded in one genomic region:
- a CDS encoding conserved hypothetical protein (encoded by transcript BEWA_014970A) translates to MAKNKNRTRPKARKSQQRRKHNISPEYFRESPKETLKIAKKKSRDTISLTDIKARLSGSRFRYLNEQLYSSTSTEAWKLYNDDNSLFNAYHYGYRHQVSQWPYNPLSKVIKWLKKHSEYNVIGDFGCGDALVAKTFTKRTVHSFDLVSTDPSVTACNMLHVPLSDNTLDVAIFCLSLMGKDWPLFILEASRCLKLGGVLKIVEVKSRLENAQSFSKFIESYGYKYSRDENTKADDFFVFFEFTFEKKVTDLKKNVLLNKGTLLAPCLYKNR, encoded by the exons ATGGCCAAAAATAAGAATAGAACGAGACCAAAGGCCAGAAAATCGCAACAACGGAGAAAACATAACATTAGTCCCGAGTATTTTCGAGAATCTCCGAAAGAAACCTTGAAGATCGCAAAAAAAAAGTCTAGAGATACCATATCACTCACCGATATAAAAGCACGTTTATCTGGAAGTAGATTTCGTTACCTTAATGAGCAGTTATACTCTTCAACCAGCACAGAAGCTTGGAAACTTTACAATGATGATAACAGTCTTTTTAATGCC TATCACTATGGCTATCGACATCAAGTATCTCAATGGCCATACAACCCTTTGTCAAAAGTCATAAAGTGGCTTAAAAAACATAGTGAATACAATGTTATAGGTGATTTTGGATGCGGAGATGCATTGGTGGCCAAAACATTTACCAAGAG GACGGTCCATTCATTCGATTTAGTTTCTACTGATCCATCAGTTACAGCATGCAATATGCTACAT GTACCGCTATCCGATAACACATTAGATGTTGCAATATTTTGCCTGAGCTTAATGGGTAAAGATTGGCCGCTATTCATATTGGAGGCTTCTCGTTGCTTGAAATTAGG GGGTGTTTTAAAGATTGTTGAAGTAAAAAGCCGACTGGAGAATGCCCAGTCgttttcaaaatttattGAATCCTATGGATACAAGTATTCTAGAGATGAAAATACCAAG GCGGATGATTTTTTTGTATTCTTTGAGTTTACTTTTGAGAAAAAAGTTACAGATTTGAAAAAGAATGTACTTTTAAATAAGGGTACACTGCTAGCGCCCTGCTTGTATAAAAATCGGTGA
- a CDS encoding conserved hypothetical protein (encoded by transcript BEWA_014930A), translating to MVNAGAVYCMNDYNNFEWWTNNDENTPNFDKAPVWYPPKVPDLLEEVHKKNVTHIKSPFHHLRYPHEFKNKEYYKYNECVDEEPTDSPKEPVSEPFSPTQETRNLNVQLQAPRRRVQTYREYFDKKSLRKRIYDGEIAFYDDFVEMEIARDYCRIFDKPFNVPRHDWGGENYFFGEKIVDEALETQEEDEIPVASEPSSRTEVEPVAPKLKECDLKIMSSTNLSETKKRELLKGEIPSLFSTQGEFVKKKKDKWISFHNLRTYAYMIDSVTRCPPLHVQMQNILQTGWKSQSKNSFYYEDSTSSETFQDPYSLTKEQIEQANSILKERKNPVSDEIPDVNKLVKIKKYSINENCSTVGGGRYQI from the exons ATGGTGAACGCAGGGGCTGTATATTGTATGAATGACTATAATAACTTTGAATGGTGGACTAATAATGATGAAAACACaccaaattttgataaagCTCCGGTCTGGTATCCTCCCAAAGTCCCAGACTTGCTGGAGGAAGTACACAAAAAGAATGTAACACACATAAAGTCTCCATTTCACCATTTACGTTATCCTCATGAATTCAAGAACAAAGAATATTACAAGTATAATGAATGTGTTGATGAGGAACCTACAG ATTCTCCCAAGGAACCTGTTTCCGAACCTTTTTCTCCCACTCAAGAGACAAGGAACCTGAATGTACAACTTCAAGCTCCAAGGCGACGTGTACAGACCTATCGGGAATACTTTGACAAAAAGTCTCTTCGTAAGCGTATTTACGATGGAGAG ATTGCATTCTATGATGACTTTGTTGAAATGGAAATTGCTCGTGACTACTGCAGAATCTTTGACAAACCTTTCAACGTACCCCGTCATGACTGGGGAGGTGAAAACTATTTTTTCGGCGAGAAGATCGTTGATGAAGCACTTGAGACacaggaagaagatgagaTCCCAGTAGCGAGTGAACCCTCAAGTAGGACCGAAGTGGAGCCTGTTGCCCCAAAACTAAAGGAATGTgatttgaaaataatgTCAAGCACTAATTTGAGTGAAACTAAGAAACGAGAGCTCCTAAAGGGGGAGATTCCAAGCTTGTTTTCTACACAAGGggaatttgtaaagaaaAAAAAGGACAAGTGGATTAGTTTCCACAACCTGAGGACTTATGCATATATGATTGACTCGGTAACCAGGTGTCCTCCCTTGCACGTACAGATGCAAAATATACTCCAAACAGGCTGGAAGAGCCAATCAAAGAACTCGTTTTATTACGAAGATTCCACTAGCTCGGAGACATTCCAAGATCCGTATTCACTAACCAAGGAGCAAATAGAGCAGGCTAATTCCATCTTAAAAGAACGCAAGAATCCGGTTTCAGATGAGATTCCAGATGTAAACAAGCTAGTAAAGATTAAAAAATACAGCATCAACGAAAATTGTTCCACCGTTGGTGGAGGCAGATATCAAATTTAG
- a CDS encoding RecF/RecN/SMC N terminal domain containing protein (encoded by transcript BEWA_014940A) translates to MHIKSVRLKGFRTYKDLTVFNFSPGYNAIVGLNGSGKSNILLAISFVLVENLERTNKSYYLYRGDESSMSADYSAYVEITFDVSNDDAVSEFLENTSDLCLKRTFSESKDVYTVNGKQMALKDYRHLLESLHLTKNSGSHGCDSHFIVKQGDVCKLSNMAPVERLNFFREIIGHKSFDIKVDESMKLLQDSNIMYNSLENQLQQISRKLSSLDLQKRETENWFDLDTKRKELQSNLLLLKISQLNDMIKQYTEQEIEQTQVISKLQKDMELLENSLEESKSELNATLDFNLETKRSELNNIRNQFDELNNELAEFQKEIGVISYNNEQSHNELDEVNKSIVLINNNLDELNDRFVTISNKITTSEMNINDLLYKQRNPDENISAVVEKLEKQRKMIEKIIKEHESKKDKLRKSLSKCQIDMKCIKDEMIKCNEEAFTKSELYKQYTSDMEICTENKRLKQREIAKEMLTHSKLKIQMVEAENIFKKISFANQQLVDLVGIWLTSNTLENHEQNYIGLLIDLIDVKDEYKVAVEQVLGPKLFTIVVANMFYAKSLIKFIEEQDTYSNNIRIVSLDILQATSPDVDENVYENTFPLEKCIIYDDIISPLIHSLLHDFNLVPDSRVVRKLIQSRKNCVTPNGEIFYYHGIVSGGYVNTTNSTLKSYSRLKQVRKEATNIEKLVKELNSDLERMENEQDNIKRKWNAAKDDWNRSMEKTQSLNVSLQHLLNLEESINSHLSDNKVVELTHNIKSLDEQLKRFKESTKQDLERDKAPIDKQMENLNRELSTLKHERMEIQMNKEQMEEKLENLKMKRNEISKTIITNSQILNEYQTSYETLNAQILNLETSRSTLNQEVVNSMTIDEAMQKRHDKSLKVAEIEEQISSYNSALDDATTKLKTIVQNISSIKIAVKECQAELSRIDENITERIRNNMNTDRDSVLEQLSEINKECIPLDFSNRLSLKDYEDLKNDLEALNIRKKAIDGSKLAILQSIRTLKNQKDRNITQLIHKINENISAIFEELVPHGSIKLIVTRRDASNQNIPEKINSCLPECFTNIDEEDNLTGLDIRASFGSNTDGFQQIHQLSGGQKTIISLAFILAIHRLQPAPFYLFDEIDAALDDQYRTRVSKLLQRQCEHGTQCVVTTFREQLLIPGDIFYEISNVNGISYSKQVTLHQAMELVSQVRFSQLVRQYIYSNHQH, encoded by the exons ATGCATATAAAATCCGTTCGTTTAAAGGGGTTTCGAACTTACAAGGACCTTACGGTCTTCAATTTTTCACCCGGATATAACGCGATAG TCGGACTAAACGGATCAGGAAAAAGTAATATTCTTTTGGCCATAAGCTTTGTTTTGGTAGAAAATTTAGAACGCACGAATAAAAGTTACTATTTGTATAGGGGAGATGAATCTTCTATGTCTGCTGATTATTCAGCATACGTAGAGATTACATTCGATGTCTCAAATGATGATGCTGTTTCGGAATTTCTAGAAAATACTAGTGATTTATGCCTAAAGAGAACCTTTTCTGAATCTAAGGATGTATACACCGTTAATGGCAAGCAGATGGCGCTTAAGGATTATAGACATTTACTAgaaagtttgcacttgacAAAGAATAGTGGATCACATGGTTGTGATTCGCATTTTATCGTAAAACAGGGTGATGTGTGTAAGTTATCTAATATGGCTCCAGTTGAACGCCTGAATTTTTTTCGTGAAATTATTGGACATAAATCATTTGATATCAAGGTTGATGAGTCCATGAAGTTGCTGCAAGATTCTAACATCATGTACAATTCTCTGGAAAATCAGTTGCAGCAGATATCTCGTAAGCTAAGTTCGCTAGATTTACAGAAAAGGGAAACAGAAAATTGGTTCGATTTAGATACAAAACGCAAGGAATTGCAATCTAATTTACTTTTACTTAAGATATCTCAGTTAAATGATATGATAAAACAATACACAGAACAGGAGATTGAGCAAACACAGGTTATTtcaaaattacaaaaagATATGGAATTATTGGAAAATTCGCTCGAAGAATCGAAATCAGAGCTCAATGCAACATTAGACTTTAATTTGGAAACTAAAAGATCCGAGTTAAATAATATTAGAAATCAATTTGACGAACTTAATAATGAATTAGCAGAATTTCAAAAAGAAATTGGCGTGATATCTTATAACAACGAACAAAGCCATAATGAATTAGATGAAGTCAATAAAAGCATTGTACTTATTAATAATAATTTGGATGAGTTAAATGATCGTTTTGTAACAATTTCTAACAAAATCACAACCAGTGAAATGAATATAAACGATCTTTTATATAAGCAGCGAAATCCCGATGAGAATATTTCGGCAGTAGTAGAAAAGTTGGAAAAGCAGAGAAAAATGAtagagaaaataataaaagaGCATGAGAGCAAGAAGGACAAGCTAAGAAAATCCTTGTCAAAGTGCCAAATTGATATGAAATGTATTAAAGATGAAATGATAAAGTGTAATGAAGAGGCCTTTACTAAATCAGAACTTTACAAACAATACACCTCTGACATGGAAATCTGTACTGAAAACAAGAGGTTAAAGCAGAGGGAAATAGCTAAAGAGATGTTGACACATTCCAAATTAAAGATACAAATGGTTGAAGCTGaaaatatcttcaaaaAGATATCATTTGCCAATCAACAACTAGTAGATTTAGTTGGTATATGGCTAACTTCAAATACATTAGAAAATCATGAACAAAACTATATTGGCTTATTGATTGATCTTATTGAtgttaaagatgaatataaGGTTGCCGTTGAACAAGTTCTGGGACCTAAACTATTTACTATTGTTGTAGCAAATATGTTCTACGCTAAGTCGCTAATTAAGTTTATAGAGGAACAAGATACCTACTCTAATAATATTCGTATTGTTTCATTGGATATTTTACAGGCTACAAGCCCTGATGTGGACGAAAATGTATATGAGAATACGTTTCCCCTAGAGAAATGTATAATCTATGATGACATAATATCACCCTTGATCCACTCATTGTTACACGATTTCAATTTAGTTCCAGATTCTAGGGTGGTACGAAAACTAATTCAAAGCCGAAAGAATTGCGTTACCCCAAATGGCGAAATATTTTACTACCATGGAATTGTATCTGGAGGTTATGTTAACACGACTAATTCGACATTAAAATCCTATTCCAGGCTTAAGCAAGTTAGAAAAGAAGCCACtaatattgaaaagttaGTAAAAGAGTTGAATTCAGATTTGGAACGGATggagaatgaacaagataACATTAAGAGGAAATGGAATGCAGCTAAAGATGATTGGAACCGTTCAATGGAAAAAACCCAATCTTTAAATGTTTCTCTTCAACACCTTTTAAACTTAGAGGAATCAATAAACTCCCATTTGTCGGACAATAAAGTAGTGGAATTGACACATAATATAAAAAGTTTGGATGAACAACTCAAAAGATTCAAAGAGTCCACCAAGCAGGATTTAGAGAGAGACAAAGCTCCTATTGATAAACAGATGGAAAATTTAAACCGTGAATTATCCACTTTGAAACATgaaagaatggaaatacAAATGAACAAGGAAcaaatggaagaaaaattggaaaacttgaagatgaaaaggaatgAAATTTCAAAAACAATTATTACGAATTCCCAGATATTAAACGAATATCAAACCAGCTACGAGACATTAAATGcacaaattttaaatctagAAACATCAAGAAGTACATTAAATCAAGAAGTAGTTAATTCAATGACCATTGATGAAGCTATGCAGAAACGACATGATAAGTCTTTAAAAGTCGCTGAAATAGAAGAGCAGATATCATCATATAATTCTGCATTGGATGATGCTACGACAAAATTAAAGACGATTGTACAGAATATATCTTCCATTAAAATAGCCGTTAAGGAATGCCAGGCAGAACTTTCCAGAATAGATGAGAATATTACTGAAAGAATAAGGAACAATATGAATACTGACAGAGACAGTGTACTTGAGCAACTGTCCGAGATCAACAAAGAATGCATTCCCTTGGATTTCTCGAATCGCTTGTCACTAAAGGATTACGaagatttgaaaaatgaCTTAGAAGCATTGAACATTAGGAAAAAAGCAATTGATGGGTCAAAGCTCGCCATTTTACAATCCATTCGAACACTAAAAAACCAAAAGGATCGCAATATTACACAGTTGATACATAAAATTAACGAAAACATATCGGCCATATTTGAAGAGTTGGTTCCGCACGGGAGCATCAAGTTAATAGTCACACGGAGGGATGCATCCaatcaaaatattccaGAAAAGATTAATAGTTGTCTGCCGGAATGTTTTACTAACATCGATGAAGAAGACAATCTAACTGGATTGGATATCAGGGCTTCTTTTGGGTCGAATACGGATGGGTTTCAACAGATCCATCAATTGTCTGGTGGGCAAAAGACAATAATCTCCCTAGCCTTTATCTTAGCCATCCATAGATTACAACCAGCGCCATTTTATCTTTTTGATGAAATCGATGCAGCTTTGGATGATCAGTATAGAACTAGGGTTTCAAAACTCTTGCAGAGACAATGTGAGCATGGAACGCAGTGTGTAGTTACAACATTTCG GGAACAACTACTAATACCAGGGGATATTTTTTATGAGATTTCAAATGTAAACGGTATCAGCTACTCTAAACAGGTCACTTTACACCAAGCTATGGAATTAGTATCGCAGGTTAGATTTTCACAACTTGTACGACAATACATTTATAGCAACCACCAGCACTAA
- a CDS encoding conserved hypothetical protein (encoded by transcript BEWA_014980A), with translation MLQYGTTSRHIVFVRSLFLSLSILWSIKLVTGYQICHSRAFTPLYAKGLGDHVNTGQLREIKSSLLAEDHKDTCVVEKEGQKKVRKLRPKERKEILRKILEDKNSNLIRDLVNKLKPEELFVKVERTVTKKAVKAPKRVRVKENEEEVTLVEDTGYDEPTQINHVKHGNFVVYKNEVYTISAIQHIAQARTKGHYKVKMQGLHTTRESSFSFPDGAKLNVLVPRKFQCTYINLDRMRDVYIFKTELSEVLIPASTNIEALRYLKPGLKVTLIRWKDKVLSLYVPSRIEYKVVDVNTGNYAATLENGLVVMVPTYIKVNDHIEVNTNKGEFLRRSIIG, from the exons ATGTTGCAATATGGCACAACATCGCGGCATATTGTCTTCGTTAGAAGTTTATTTCTAAGCCTATCGATACTCTGGTCTATTAAACTTGTTACAG GTTACCAAATATGTCATTCCCGTGCTTTTACACCCCTTTATGCCAAAGGACTAGGAGATCATGTAAACACTGGCCAACTCCGGGAAATAAAATCATCCCTTCTCGCTGAAGATCATAAAGATACTTGCGTAGTTGAGAAAGAAGGTCAAAAAAAAGTACGTAAGTTAAGACCAAAAGAAAGGAAGGAAATACTCCGGAAAATATTAGAAGATAAAAACTCAAATCTAATAAGGGATCTTGTCAACAAGCTAAAACCTGAAGAACTTTTCGTAAAAGTAGAAAGAACCGTCACAAAGAAGGCTGTAAAGGCTCCGAAACGAGTAAGAGTTaaggaaaatgaagaagaggttACACTCGTGGAAGATACTGGGTACGATGAACCAACGCAAATCAATCACGTTAAACATGGAAACTTTGTTGTCTACAAAAACGAAGTATATACCATATCTGCCATACAGCACATAGCGCAAGCTAGAACAAAAGGCCATTACAAAGTTAAGATGCAAGGACTGCATACTACAAGAGAAAGCTCATTTTCCTTTCCAGATGGTGCAAAACTCAATGTATTAGTACCAAGAAAGTTTCAATGCACTTACATAAACCTGGACAGGATGAGAGAtgtttatatatttaaaactGAACTCAGCGAAGTGCTAATTCCCGCGAGCACGAATATTGAAGCCCTGCGATATTTGAAACCAGGTTTAAAAGTGACACTAATAAGGTGGAAAGACAAAGTTCTCTCTCTGTACGTACCCTCACGTATTGAATACAAAGTTGTGGATGTAAATACCGGCAATTATGCTGCTACTTTAGAAAACGGATTAGTTGTGATGGTTCCAACATACATAAAGGTAAATGATCACATAGAGGTAAACACAAACAAAGGAGAATTCTTGAGGAGAAGTATTATtggataa
- a CDS encoding hypothetical protein (encoded by transcript BEWA_014950A) has product MDLASISHIYKYINLLLLFWTIITISGIKYHGKCGSVLQDDHILTNYSTRGHLRDVFPEISDRASRITVISEENVNNPGTSDTSHFMCNIDKGRFAFLPSSTSKNIRAHNYIAYSPQKKWHLNYPGGEISINRVDLIPYASNYEGILPIYNIHAIIGHFTLLAGNRIIDDSDTLLRRKNFKSITTKPVTYPASDITVGLVKVLRSHKVITVKSFFEAQFGINAVTDKKYADYTATVSKILFDELSSSGYDDLSSLFYHKFKTMDNAALSRGYRILFLEHIKNGENQKLLKTFVDIFHDPFLADVYVHEAASSVLRRTYIDGWILSLIFLSTLKYLGVEFLKRTLVFQNFKENFCSGNTSEHLSQNPTMSLSYEVKSSEAAKRESLRKIYDNTLISCFDSRHFKFFISLYCDKLSTTNSMDTLADKKYKCNFDSTFIPLDLVPNVNGKHTFEDLLDRSLCMSKKLSLTHISEFVREDMSKIPKRSLRNMDDISWISFLMLRHSLHNIFLSLEIPIIGNPSASCTGENSRKLSDLLDSLSNLTGVNQELKEYYHILSTRVFFKRKKGDKVCSVGDFMARLNDLSTVSEDDIREIDRFINAPLHLTFFGNPISSTVTKKDDLGDTIHKIRDCVKNKKFDVHDIYIFMRALLDKNMSGSAAASMLFILIPNLTFLTWTHFHLFVCAFEHDIETNNADSLSEVLDLMIKMGCRPEPVMYARFFNLCNITKKVCFPTSQYFSQRKLIWNHFHNFVRQDYRIYPEVFTKYGIRNMRRVSLDMYNSLFEAAASSGMYREGLIAFKKLLEDLEGLYQLIPFSSWNFITRILNGSQVDSRLISIVYQCTQSSVNVSFDNSTHLPAHIPTRKSVLAGEIISMLDKHLNKL; this is encoded by the exons ATGGATTTGGCCTCTATATCTCatatatacaaatatattAACCTTTTATTGTTATTTTGGACTATAATTACAATAAGTGGTATCAAGTACCACGGAAAATGTGGATCCGTTTTGCAGGATGATCATATTTTGACAAACTACTCAACAAGGGGTCATTTACGCGATGTTTTCCCCGAAATTTCAGACAGAGCATCGAGAATCACGGTAATTTCtgaagaaaatgtaaataatCCGGGGACAAGTGACACTAGTCACTTTATGTGTAATATAGACAAGGGTCGTTTTGCATTCCTGCCTAGTTCTACAAGCAAGAATATCAGAGCTCACAATTATATCGCATATTCACCACAGAAAAAATGGCATTTAAACTATCCAGGAGGTGAAATTAGTATAAACAGGGTCGATTTAATACCATACGCTAGCAACTATGAAGGAATACTTCCTATATACAACATTCACGCAATAATTGGACATTTCACATTACTGGCAGGAAACAGAATTATAGATGATTCCGATACTTTATTACGGCGCaagaattttaaatctattACAACTAAACCGGTAACTTATCCAGCTTCAGATATAACGGTCGGATTAGTTAAAGTATTGCGTTCTCACAAGGTCATAACTGTAAAGTCTTTTTTTGAAGCGCAGTTTGGGATTAATGCAGTTACTGATAAGAAATATGCAGATTATACAGCTACAGTTTCGAAGATATTGTTTGATGAGTTATCATCCAGTGGATACGACGATTTATCAAGTCTATTTTAccataaatttaaaacaatgGACAACGCAGCATTATCTAGAGGATATAGGATATTATTCTTGGAGCACATtaaaaatggtgaaaacCAAAAACTGTTGAAAACATTTGTTGACATTTTCCACGATCCGTTTTTGGCAGATGTGTATGTTCACGAAGCAGCAAGTAGTGTTCTGAGAAGAACATATATTGACGGATGGATTTTATCTCTTATATTCTTATCCACTTTAAAGTATCTAGGGgttgaatttttaaagagaACACTggttttccaaaatttcaagGAAAACTTTTGTTCCGGAAACACTTCAGAACATCTCAGCCAAAATCCTACCATGTCATTAAGTTATGAGGTCAAGTCATCCGAGGCAGCAAAAAGGGAGTCCCTAAGAAAGATTTACGATAATACACTTATCTCTTGTTTCGATAGTAGGCATTTTAAATTCTTTATTTCCTTGTACTGCGACAAATTATCAACAACAAATTCAATGGACACATTAGctgataaaaaatataaatgtaatttCGATTCTACGTTTATTCCCTTGGATCTGGTGCCTAATGTAAATGGTAAACATACATTTGAAGACCTACTGGACAGGTCACTTTGCATGTCTAAGAAGCTAAGCCTTACACATATTAGTGAGTTTGTGAGAGAGGATATGAGTAAAATACCAAAGAGAAGTCTTAGAAATATGGACGACATTAGTTGGatatcatttttaatgttaaGACACAGTTTACACAATATTTTTTTATCCCTTGAAATTCCCATCATTGGTAATCCCAGCGCCTCATGTACTGGGGAAAACAGCCGTAAATTAAGCGATTTACTCGATAGTTTGTCTAATTTGACAGGAGTTAATCAAGAGTTAAAAGAATATTACCATATTCTCTCTACTAGGGTTTTCTTTAAAAGGAAAAAAGGTGATAAAGTTTGTTCTGTGGGAGACTTTATGGCTCGCCTTAATGATTTATCCACTGTATCGGAAGATGATATAAGAGAAATTGACAGGTTCATCAATGCACCTTTGCACTTGACATTTTTTGGCAATCCAATTAGTAGTACAGTTACGAAGAAAGATGATTTAGGCGACACAATCCACAAAATTAGAGATTGTGTAAAGAACAAAAAGTTTGATGTTCATGATATATATATTTTTATGAGGGCTCTTCttgataaaaatatgtCCGGATCCGCTGCTGCTAGCATGCTCTTTATTTTAATTCCAAATTTGACCTTTTTAACGTGGACTCATTTTCATTTGTTCGTATGCGCCTTTGAACACGATATAGAGACAAATAATGCAGATTCTCTAAGTGAGGTGTTGGatctgatgataaagatggGTTGTAGACCGGAGCCCGTAATGTATGCACGGTTCTTCAACTTGTGTAATATCACaaaaaaggtttgttttcctACAAGTCAATATTTTTCGCAGCGAAAATTAATTTGGAACCATTTTCACAACTTTGTAAGACAAGATTATAGAATATATCCCGAAGTTTTTACTAAATATGGAATCAGGAACATGCGCAGAGTATCACTTGACATGTATAATAGTTTATTTGAAGCAGCGGCTTCTTctg GAATGTACAGAGAGGGCTTGATTGCATTTAAGAAACTCTTAGAGGATTTGGAAGGACTCTATCAACTCATTCCGTTTAGTTCATGGAACTTTATTACTAGAATATTGAATGGATCGCAAGTGGATTCTAGGCTCATATCGATAGTATACCAATGTACGCAATCGTCAGTAAACGTATCCTTTGATAATTCTACGCATCTTCCCGCTCATATACCAACACGGAAGTCCGTGTTAGCAGGGGAAATAATTTCAATGTTGGATAAACATTTGAAtaaattgtaa
- a CDS encoding conserved hypothetical protein (encoded by transcript BEWA_014960A), which translates to MLELVIHITLIVQAKFIAGTPLVLNIWNASKEQFTVGYHSTHDSFSTIYTPTQGNTIQAIRDEKETFWRSRDDNEFCSHLVLYGFPDKTILAYLFIVRHNSVYRNYFENNGTMWAPLDRSEFFRKFDGYKLEAPREHQITLDIHSVNLLLFKIINHQPYGANALIFVKKHEGKLVRVSDNREIIWEGGSTGEDCVDVVIYCGGTDFVLGHLFITSSNGFEYRFYEKVEGKWLPLDRNAFYEKLYELDKIEDEKKIYSCESNWMEY; encoded by the coding sequence ATGCTGGAATTAGTAATACACATCACCTTAATTGTACAAGCTAAATTTATAGCAGGAACGCCGCTCGTACTTAACATTTGGAACGCTAGTAAAGAACAATTCACTGTGGGATATCATAGTACTCATGATTCATTTTCCACAATATACACACCAACTCAGGGAAACACAATTCAGGCAATTAGAGATGAGAAGGAAACATTTTGGAGAAGTAGAGATGACAACGAGTTCTGTTCGCATTTAGTCCTGTATGGATTTCCAGATAAGACTATATTGGCATATTTGTTTATAGTACGTCATAATTCTGTTTATCGTAactattttgaaaataatggGACGATGTGGGCGCCATTAGATAGAAGCGAGTTCTTTAGAAAGTTTGATGGATATAAGTTGGAAGCGCCTAGAGAACATCAAATTACCCTAGACATTCACAGTGTAAACCTGTTATTGTTTAAGATAATAAACCATCAGCCATATGGTGCCAATGCACTgatatttgtaaaaaaGCACGAAGGCAAACTAGTAAGGGTTTCAGACAACCGTGAAATAATATGGGAGGGCGGATCAACGGGtgaagactgtgttgaCGTTGTTATTTACTGTGGGGGAACGGATTTTGTGTTAGGGCATCTTTTTATAACTTCTTCTAATGGCTTTGAATATAGATTctatgaaaaggttgaagGTAAATGGCTGCCTTTGGATAGAAATGCCttttatgaaaaattgtATGAGCTAGACAAgatagaagatgaaaagaaaatttATTCATGCGAATCGAATTGGATGGAGTATTAG